The following are from one region of the Corythoichthys intestinalis isolate RoL2023-P3 chromosome 17, ASM3026506v1, whole genome shotgun sequence genome:
- the LOC130905391 gene encoding alpha-2,8-sialyltransferase 8E-like, with protein sequence MRKKYLFIKPTCVSVLVIIILWWRPFDRLKLCEDSRDNLLKRYNKNWTKNDDNHQNFTSELSAACHGFEKAIVTQANTPVGSRFEYDGDNSSLRVTPKMFKTFIKEHPFSKEKFATCAVVGSGGILIHSKCGKTIDSADFVFRCNLPPLNDEYGPDVGVRTDLVTANPSIFEKKYEFLTAQRENFVEALQSYGKALVFMPAFSYSQYTALSMWAVNTMEEFDSPTRAVFFNPEYLRNLIQFWRDKGLRSIRPSTGFLVVSLALEVCSEVHLYGFWPYSTPPYGRHTLTNHYYDDVKVNATAHAMPVEFDLLLDKHSQGVLKLQLEDCPADRK encoded by the exons ATGAGGAAGAAGTACCTGTTCATCAAGCCAACATGCGTGAGCGTCTTGGTTATAATCATCTTGTG GTGGCGGCCCTTTGACAGACTCAAACTGTGTGAAGATAGCAG GGACAACCTGTTGAAGCGTTACAACAAAAACTGGACGAAGAATGACGACAACCACCAAAACTTTAC TTCCGAGCTGAGCGCCGCGTGTCATGGATTCGAGAAAGCCATCGTCACGCAGGCCAACACGCCCGTCGGAAGCAGATTTGAATACGATGGCGATAACAGCTCTCTGCGGGTGACTCCGAAGATGTTTAAAACCTTCATCAAA GAGCATCCTTTCTCCAAAGAGAAGTTCGCTACATGCGCCGTGGTTGGCAGCGGCGGTATCCTGATACACAGCAAGTGCGGGAAAACCATCGACTCGGCGGACTTTGTGTTCAGGTGCAATCTGCCACCTCTGAACGACGAGTACGGCCCGGATGTGGGCGTCAGGACCGACCTTGTCACGGCCAATCCCAGTATCTTCGAGAAAAA GTACGAGTTTTTGACGGCACAACGGGAGAACTTTGTGGAGGCACTCCAGAGTTATGGGAAGGCCTTGGTCTTCATGCCTGCCTTCTCCTACAGCCAGTACACGGCACTTTCCATGTGGGCCGTCAACACGATGGAGGAATTCGACAGCCCCACTCGCGCTGTCTTCTTCAATCCGGAGTACCTGCGCAACCTGATCCAGTTCTGGAGAGACAAGGGACTCAGGTCCATTCGTCCCTCCACGGGCTTCCTGGTGGTCAGCCTGGCTCTGGAGGTGTGCTCCGAAGTGCATCTTTACGGCTTTTGGCCGTACAGCACTCCCCCGTACGGACGCCACACGCTCACCAATCACTACTATGATGACGTGAAGGTCAACGCCACGGCTCACGCCATGCCTGTAGAGTTTGACCTACTGCTTGATAAGCACAGCCAGGGCGTGCTCAAGCTTCAACTCGAGGATTGTCCGGCTGACAGAAAATAA
- the LOC130905390 gene encoding gastrula zinc finger protein XlCGF8.2DB-like, whose amino-acid sequence MCESGTAAAAVKLDEELCGSKEELARHQHTTFDEKRPTVAVFTAGIGEEEEEGASPDIKEEEEPQHVKEEEEEEQITNTPSIEVFLKSEDEGEGPSGGTAPPSGSSREGDGVSQEEESSSKDPKTRPASKRAKCSECGKSFADKWALRVHMRIHTGEQPFACSLCDQKFSYKKHLTAHTRTHTGEKPFACSACSQTFSDKGQLRAHKKTHEAEKPFACSFCGQSFALKVNFITHTRVHTGEKPFACSDCGHRFSHRSKLTVHIRTHTGEKPFACKVCGENFTDSNVLREHLKTHVGEKPYVCAICGNSFCNKGNLTTHMRIHTGEKPFACSICGQNFTRRDDLTAHTKLHTW is encoded by the exons ATGTGCGAAAGTGGGACAGCGGCGGCGGCAGTCAAACTGGACGAAGAACTTTGTGGATCAAAAGAGGAGCTGGCACGTCATCAACATACCACTTTTGACGAGAAGCGGCCTACAGTTGCAGTCTTCACAGCAG GCATCGGTGAAGAAGAGGAGGAAGGGGCCTCACCAGACATCAAAGAGGAAGAAGAGCCGCAGCATGTcaaagaggaagaggaggaggaacaGATCACCAACACGCCTTCAATTGAAGTCTTTTTGAAGAGTGAAGATGAAGGTGAAGGTCCCAGCGGAGGGACGGCGCCCCCGAGCGGCAGCTCAAGAGAAGGTGATGGAGTATCGCAAGAGGAAGAGTCGTCGTCGAAAGACCCTAAAACACGTCCGGCTAGTAAACGGGCCAAATGTTCCGAGTGTGGGAAATCGTTTGCCGATAAGTGGGCTTTGAGGGTGCACATGAGAATTCACACCGGGGAGCAACCGTTTGCTTGCTCCCTTTGCGATCAGAAATTCTCGTACAAAAAACACTTGACGGCGCACACGAGGACGCACACCGGCGAGAAACCTTTCGCTTGCTCCGCCTGTAGTCAAACCTTTTCGGACAAAGGGCAGCTACGAGCGCACAAAAAGACGCACGAAGCGGAGAAACCTTTCGCCTGCTCGTTTTGCGGCCAAAGCTTCGCGCTGAAGGTCAATTTCATCACGCACACGAGAGTACACACGGGAGAGAAACCCTTCGCCTGCTCGGATTGCGGTCACCGGTTCTCTCATCGCAGCAAGTTGACGGTGCACATCCGGACGCACACTGGTGAGAAACCTTTCGCCTGCAAAGTTTGCGGCGAGAATTTCACCGACAGCAACGTGTTGAGAGAACACCTGAAGACGCACGTCGGGGAAAAACCTTACGTGTGCGCCATTTGCGGGAACAGTTTCTGCAATAAGGGAAATTTGACAACACACATGAGAATACACACCGGggagaaaccttttgcctgctcaatcTGCGGGCAAAACTTCACCAGAAGGGACGATTTGACAGCACATACCAAATTACACACTTGGTAG